The Pedobacter ginsengisoli region AAGATCCGATGCTACACTCCCGCAATAAGATTTCAGGAAAACTTGGCGATTATTTTGTGACCATAGTACCTTTTAAAAATGAAGCAATTCCGCAAAGCAAACCAGCTACAGATAATCACATTGTCTTTAAGCTAATGTATTTTAGATTAAAAGAAAATCAACAATTGAGGAATTATGAATCCGAGTAAAGTCTAAGAAACTTTGTGCACCATTAAGCGAATCAATAAATCGCCTAGTCTCTCCTCTGCCGGTAGCTGATAATTCAACTGGCCGAAATAGGCAAACTCCTGCAATTGTTCTTTAAACTGAAGCAAGCGTTTGGATTGCTTGAATGCTTCGGGCGCATCAATAGCCAAAACAAATACCTCGTCGCCTTCTTTAACCTCCGCATTCGTTAGCGTACTGCCATCATATTTAAGATAGGTTATTCCTGCTGGAGCTGTTAACATTGGCCCCTGCTGATTGGAATTGTACAGCATAAGATTTTCATTTTGAGCTAACACACTTATTGTGCTATCTGATAGTGAATCACTAATTATTACCTGTGAATAATCGAATGCGCCTTCTTCTTTATTTTGTATACTCTGCACCCTGCCTTGTGCTAGCAAACAGGCTTTAGTTTCATTTACAAGGCTTAAACAAGCAGGATCCATCCGAAGTCCTTTCTTGAGACTATCCATTAACGCGCCGCAGGCCATAGCACGGCTTATTGAATTTTTGATACCACACGCTAACAATTGATCAATTTTAGACGGCCACAAAGCCAAACTTCCGGAATTTCCAAATAGTGCTGATCCCGTTATCGGACGTAGCATACTGTCAAGCTTAGCTACATGATCAATTTGTAACAAAATAAAATCTCCCTGATCATTTGCAATTGCAGCAGGCGAGGGTGGTATTTCGCTAAATGTTGCCAGTGATAAAACAGGTACTGCCCTACCGGCACCATCCATATCCAACACCGGCACACCATATCGTGCTGCTACTACAAATGGAACTATACAATTCTCCGGACCGGTTTCTATGGGTACAACAAAAGTCAAAGGTGCTCCAACGCTTCGCTTTATTTGTAACGATAACTCATCAAATGCTTTGGAAATCGCATCAAACTGTTTTTCCTCCTGAGCCGCATTTGCCCCTATATCTGCAATCACACACCCCATTGCAGAAGAATCAAAAGAATGATCAAAGACACTCATCAATTGCACTTTTCCTGAAGGTGCTGTTTCTACTATATATTTAAGCAAAGCAAGCGCCGCAGCCTTATTACCACCACCTCCGCTTCCTAATAATGCCGCTCCTTCAATGATGTGATGAAGTTTTTCGCTACCTATTTCCATAGTCGTAGATGATTATTAATTTAGCTAAATTAGTTTATTACAAATTATACATTTTTCGATAAATGTCTTACTTTTTCACA contains the following coding sequences:
- a CDS encoding DUF917 family protein, with product MEIGSEKLHHIIEGAALLGSGGGGNKAAALALLKYIVETAPSGKVQLMSVFDHSFDSSAMGCVIADIGANAAQEEKQFDAISKAFDELSLQIKRSVGAPLTFVVPIETGPENCIVPFVVAARYGVPVLDMDGAGRAVPVLSLATFSEIPPSPAAIANDQGDFILLQIDHVAKLDSMLRPITGSALFGNSGSLALWPSKIDQLLACGIKNSISRAMACGALMDSLKKGLRMDPACLSLVNETKACLLAQGRVQSIQNKEEGAFDYSQVIISDSLSDSTISVLAQNENLMLYNSNQQGPMLTAPAGITYLKYDGSTLTNAEVKEGDEVFVLAIDAPEAFKQSKRLLQFKEQLQEFAYFGQLNYQLPAEERLGDLLIRLMVHKVS